In a genomic window of Etheostoma spectabile isolate EspeVRDwgs_2016 unplaced genomic scaffold, UIUC_Espe_1.0 scaffold00009361, whole genome shotgun sequence:
- the LOC116679101 gene encoding LOW QUALITY PROTEIN: zinc finger protein RFP-like (The sequence of the model RefSeq protein was modified relative to this genomic sequence to represent the inferred CDS: inserted 1 base in 1 codon; deleted 2 bases in 1 codon) yields MKVKIVRVSAALQSRQVSVSLWKTSQRDFIRSLSTAQQSLWTTDMAAANYLPSEDQFLCSICLDVFTDPVSTSCGHNFCKTCITEHWDTNDQYLCPLCKKVFNTKPELHVNTLLSEMVAQFRQSAQQKASSSSSEQQVSKPGEVPCDVCTGTKLKALKSCLVCLVSYCETHLEPHRTTSGLKRHQLIDPVENLEGRMCTEHDKPLELFCKTDQTCVCMLCTVLDHKTHDVVPLKEGYEGKKAELGKTEAEIQQMIQKRRLKVQEIKHSVELSEEDADREIAEGVQVFTSLKESVERGLNELINTIKEKQKTREKQAEAFITELEQEISELMKRSTEVEQLSRSEDHLHLLQRVQSLNTNHPPPTKDWTDVSVRXSSYEGTVVKAVVQLEETLSEEMKKLVESELKRVQQYAVDVTLDPDTAHPNLILSDDGKKVNDSDVKKNLPDNPERFSDCPCVLGKQSFSSGRFYFEVQVKGKTEWDLGVARESINRKGKKVTLSPEDGYWTIWLRNENEYEALADPLVRLYLKSPPQKVGVFVDYEEGLVSFYDVDAAALIYSFTGCSFTENLFLYLWPGSNNDGGKNSAPLIISPVRVN; encoded by the exons ATGAAAGTTAAGATTGTCAGGGTGTCGGCCGCGCTGCAGTCCAGACaagtctctgtttctctctggaAGACAAGTCAAAGGGACTTCATCAGGTCTTTGTCCACAGCCCAGCAGAGTCTCTGGACCACTG ATATGGCTGCTGCAAACTATCTGCCATCTGAAGATCAGTTCCTGtgctccatctgtctggatgtGTTCACTGATCCTGTCTCCACATCATGTGGACACAACTTCTGCAAAACCTGCATCACTGAACACTGGGATACTAATGACCAGTACCTGTGTCCCCTGTGTAAAAAGGTTTTCAACACAAAACCTGAGCTGCACGTCAACACTTTGCTTTCTGAGATGGTCGCTCAGTTCAGACAGTCAGCTCAACAgaaagccagcagcagcagctcagagcaaCAAGTGTCCAAACCAGGAGAAGTTCCCTGTGACGTCTGCACTGGAACCAAACTGAAGGCCCTGaagtcctgcctggtgtgtctggTCTCCTACTGTGAGACTCACCTGGAGCCTCATCGGACCACGTCAGgtctgaaaagacatcagctgATCGACCCTGTGGAGAACCTGGAAGGCAGGATGTGTACGGAGCACGATAAACCTCTGGAGCTGTTCTGTAAGACCGACCagacatgtgtctgcatgctctGCACTGTTTTAGACCACAAGACGCATGATGTTGTTCCTCTGAAAGAAGGATATGAAGGAAAGAAGGCAGAGCTGGGGAAGACAGAGGCTGAAATCCAGCAGATGATCCAGAAGAGACGACTGAAGGTTCAGGAGATCAAACACTcagtggagctcagtgaggaagatgcagacagagagatagcagaaggtgttcaggtcttcacttctctgaaggagtctgttgagagaggcctgaatgagctcatcaacaccatcaaagagaagcagaaaacaagagaaaaacaggccgaagctttcatcacagagctggaacaggaaatctctgagctgatgaagagaagcactgaggtggagcagctctcacgctctgaagaccacctccatcttctccagagGGTCCAGTCCCTAAACACCAACCACCCTCCACCCACCAAGGACTGGACAGACGTCAGCGTCC CATCATCATATGAGGGGACTGTGGTGAAAGCTGTGGTTCAGCTGGAGGAGACACTcagtgaagagatgaagaaGCTGGTTGAGTCCGAGctgaagagggtccagcagtatgcagtggatgtgactcttGATCCTGATACAGCACATCCTAATCTCATCCTGTCTGATGATGGGAAAAAGGTGAATGATAGTGATGTGAAGAAGAATCTCCCAGACAACCCAGAGAGATTTTCTGATTGTCCTTGTGTTTTAGGAAAACAGAGTTTCTCTTCAGGcagattttactttgaggttCAAGTTAAAGGAAAGACTGAATGGGATCTAGGAGTGGCCAGAGAGTCGATCAACAGGAAGGGAAAAAAG GTCACACTGAGCCCTGAGGATGGTTACTGGACGATATGGTTGAGAAATGAAAATGAGTACGAAGCTCTTGCTGACCCTTTAGTCCGtctctatctgaagtctcctcctcagaaggtgggggtgtttgtggactatgaggagggtctggtctccttttatgacgtagatgctgcagctcttatctactcctttactggctgctccttcactgagaaCCTCTTCTTATACCTTTGGCCTGGTAGTAATAATGATGGTggtaaaaactctgcccctctgatcatctctcctgtcagagtaaactaa